A single genomic interval of Quadrisphaera sp. RL12-1S harbors:
- a CDS encoding purine-cytosine permease family protein, whose amino-acid sequence MTQDTSRATTPSTAPRIPAQPGTPPSSGSPSDGDLSVAHAASETLEDYTLRFAPRSYRRWSTGVVAVSALGGIAYLADFAIGANIGISYGTTNALWGIGVFAVVVLATGFPLAYYAARYNLDLDLITRGAGFGYYGSVVTNVIFATFTFIFFALEGSIMAQGLQLGLGVPLWLGYAVSTVIIFPLVVYGMKVLSTLQLWTTPLWLVLMVAPFAYLLISHPDSVGDFFAYQGENGDGRPSFGAVMLAAGVCLSLIAQIAEQIDYLRFMPPKTAENGRRWWAAVLLAGPGWVLFGAAKQVVGLFLAVYILASATDGGAAIANQPVHQFLEIYRDWMPAWAALALAVVLVVISQVKINVTNAYSGSLAWTNSFTRLTKRYPGRLVFVGVNLAIALALMELNMFDVLNTVLGFYANCGIAWIVVVAVDIAVNKHVLGISPKQPEFRRGMLYDVNPVGFVSMLAAAGVSIVCFFGGLGAALAPFSPLVAVVLAAVLPPVLAIATKGRYYLRRTDDGLDAPLVDDDGNPSGEVMTCHVCHQGFERPDLAACAAHSAVVCSLCLSTDRTGEHVLPADPPLARA is encoded by the coding sequence GTGACCCAGGACACCTCGCGCGCGACGACGCCCTCGACCGCGCCGCGCATCCCCGCCCAGCCCGGGACGCCACCGAGCTCCGGCAGCCCGTCGGACGGCGACCTCAGCGTCGCCCACGCCGCCAGCGAGACGCTGGAGGACTACACCCTCCGGTTCGCCCCGCGCTCCTACCGCCGCTGGTCCACCGGCGTCGTCGCCGTCTCGGCCCTCGGCGGCATCGCCTACCTCGCCGACTTCGCCATCGGCGCCAACATCGGCATCTCCTACGGCACCACCAACGCGCTGTGGGGCATCGGCGTCTTCGCCGTCGTCGTGCTGGCCACCGGGTTCCCGCTGGCCTACTACGCCGCCCGCTACAACCTCGACCTCGACCTCATCACCCGCGGCGCCGGCTTCGGCTACTACGGGTCGGTGGTCACGAACGTCATCTTCGCGACGTTCACGTTCATCTTCTTCGCCCTCGAGGGCTCGATCATGGCGCAGGGCCTGCAGCTGGGCCTGGGCGTGCCGCTGTGGCTCGGGTACGCCGTCTCCACCGTCATCATCTTCCCGCTGGTGGTCTACGGCATGAAGGTGCTCAGCACCCTCCAGCTGTGGACGACGCCGCTGTGGCTCGTGCTCATGGTCGCCCCGTTCGCCTACCTCCTCATCAGCCACCCCGACTCGGTCGGCGACTTCTTCGCCTACCAGGGCGAGAACGGCGACGGCCGCCCGAGCTTCGGGGCGGTGATGCTGGCAGCGGGCGTGTGCCTCAGCCTCATCGCGCAGATCGCCGAGCAGATCGACTACCTGCGCTTCATGCCGCCCAAGACCGCCGAGAACGGGCGGCGCTGGTGGGCCGCGGTGCTGCTCGCCGGCCCGGGCTGGGTGCTGTTCGGTGCGGCGAAGCAGGTGGTGGGGCTGTTCCTGGCGGTCTACATCCTGGCGTCCGCCACCGACGGTGGCGCCGCCATCGCCAACCAGCCCGTGCACCAGTTCCTCGAGATCTACCGCGACTGGATGCCCGCCTGGGCCGCCCTGGCTCTCGCTGTCGTCCTCGTGGTCATCAGCCAGGTCAAGATCAACGTCACCAACGCCTACTCCGGCTCCCTGGCGTGGACCAACTCCTTCACGCGCCTCACCAAGCGCTACCCGGGACGCCTGGTGTTCGTGGGCGTCAACCTGGCCATCGCGCTCGCGCTGATGGAGCTGAACATGTTCGACGTCCTCAACACGGTCCTGGGGTTCTACGCCAACTGCGGGATCGCGTGGATCGTCGTCGTCGCGGTCGACATCGCGGTGAACAAGCACGTGCTCGGGATCTCGCCGAAGCAGCCGGAGTTCCGCCGCGGGATGCTCTACGACGTCAACCCCGTCGGCTTCGTCTCCATGCTCGCGGCGGCCGGGGTCTCGATCGTCTGCTTCTTCGGCGGCCTCGGAGCCGCGCTGGCCCCCTTCAGCCCGCTGGTGGCCGTCGTGCTGGCCGCGGTGCTGCCGCCCGTGCTGGCCATCGCCACGAAGGGCCGCTACTACCTGCGGCGCACCGACGACGGCCTCGACGCCCCGCTGGTCGACGACGACGGCAACCCGTCCGGCGAGGTCATGACCTGCCACGTCTGCCACCAGGGCTTCGAGCGCCCGGACCTTGCTGCCTGCGCGGCGCACTCCGCCGTCGTCTGCTCGCTGTGCCTGTCCACGGACCGGACCGGGGAGCACGTGCTGCCCGCGGACCCGCCGCTGGCCCGCGCCTGA
- a CDS encoding Fic family protein, whose amino-acid sequence MPSDRAVTADAAAWPSLGSREVPWTPTLPPDLVPRSVRERHRGPYAAAVVPFIARAAPRVSAGAAALAEEAAAEVARFDAEQAGAAAGADDGGSGPLPFLLLRSESASSSQIEGLTSGARAIAVAELGGSATRNAELVLGNVRSMQAALSLADDLTPDALLAMQRALLEASAPSIAGVWRTEQVWIGGDTYGPHGAEFVPPHHEDVPALIDDLVAFSARSDVQVLVHAALAHAQFETVHPFADGNGRTGRALVHALLRRRGLARRVTVPVSAGLLTDVGGYFDALTAYRSGDVDPIVEVLAHGALAAVVNGRQLAVELRAARARWDEVVVARRDSAAWRLADLLLRQPVVDSATIARELGLSPANAARPLAPLVEAGVVRETTGRDRGRLWQADEVLAALDAFAARAGRRSAR is encoded by the coding sequence GTGCCTTCAGATCGAGCGGTGACCGCGGACGCCGCCGCCTGGCCCTCGCTGGGCAGCCGCGAGGTGCCGTGGACGCCCACCCTGCCGCCCGACCTCGTGCCGCGCTCGGTCCGCGAGCGCCACCGCGGGCCGTACGCGGCGGCGGTGGTGCCCTTCATCGCCCGTGCTGCGCCGAGGGTGTCCGCGGGGGCGGCGGCGCTGGCGGAGGAGGCTGCCGCGGAGGTGGCGCGCTTCGACGCGGAGCAGGCCGGAGCAGCCGCAGGAGCCGACGACGGCGGGTCGGGTCCACTGCCGTTCCTGCTGCTGCGCAGCGAGTCGGCGTCGTCGTCGCAGATCGAGGGGCTGACCTCGGGGGCGCGGGCCATCGCGGTGGCCGAGCTGGGCGGGAGCGCGACGCGCAACGCCGAGCTGGTGCTGGGGAACGTCCGGTCCATGCAGGCGGCGCTGTCGCTGGCCGACGACCTCACGCCGGACGCCCTGCTGGCCATGCAGCGGGCGCTGCTGGAGGCGAGCGCGCCGTCGATCGCCGGGGTGTGGCGCACCGAGCAGGTGTGGATCGGCGGTGACACCTACGGGCCGCACGGCGCGGAGTTCGTCCCGCCGCACCACGAGGACGTGCCGGCGCTCATCGACGACCTGGTGGCGTTCAGCGCCCGCAGCGACGTGCAGGTGCTCGTGCACGCGGCGCTGGCGCACGCGCAGTTCGAGACCGTCCACCCCTTCGCGGACGGCAACGGCCGCACCGGACGGGCGCTGGTGCACGCGCTGCTGCGGCGGCGGGGGCTGGCGCGGCGGGTCACGGTGCCGGTGTCGGCGGGCCTGCTCACCGACGTGGGCGGGTACTTCGACGCGCTGACCGCCTACCGCAGCGGCGACGTCGACCCGATCGTCGAGGTGCTCGCGCACGGGGCGCTGGCGGCGGTGGTCAACGGGCGGCAGCTGGCAGTGGAGCTGCGCGCGGCGCGGGCGCGGTGGGACGAGGTGGTGGTGGCCCGCCGCGACTCCGCCGCGTGGCGCCTGGCGGACCTGCTGCTGCGCCAGCCGGTGGTCGACAGCGCCACCATCGCGCGCGAGCTGGGGCTCTCCCCCGCCAACGCCGCCCGCCCGCTGGCCCCGCTGGTGGAGGCGGGCGTGGTGCGGGAGACGACGGGCCGCGACCGCGGCCGGCTGTGGCAGGCCGACGAGGTGCTGGCCGCGCTGGACGCGTTCGCGGCGCGGGCCGGGCGGCGCTCGGCCCGCTGA
- the hisF gene encoding imidazole glycerol phosphate synthase subunit HisF, whose protein sequence is MSLAVRVIPCLDVDAGRVVKGVNFRELRDAGDPVELAARYDAQGADELVFLDVTASSGDRETTYDVVRRTAEQVFIPLTVGGGVRTPDDVDRLLRAGADKVGVNTAAIARPELVREIAQRFGNQVLVVSLDARRTPEGEPPTPSGYEVTTHGGRRGTGVDAVEWAERVAELGAGELLLNSMDADGTKAGFDLEMLSAVRARVGVPVIASGGAGAVEHFAPAVAAGADAVLAASVFHFGQMTVGDVKASLAAAGHPVR, encoded by the coding sequence GTGAGCCTGGCCGTGCGCGTGATCCCCTGCCTCGACGTCGACGCCGGCCGCGTGGTCAAGGGCGTGAACTTCCGCGAGCTGCGCGACGCCGGCGACCCCGTGGAGCTGGCGGCCCGCTACGACGCGCAGGGCGCCGACGAGCTGGTCTTCCTCGACGTCACCGCCTCCTCCGGTGACCGCGAGACCACCTACGACGTGGTCCGCCGCACCGCCGAGCAGGTCTTCATCCCGCTCACGGTGGGCGGCGGTGTCCGCACCCCCGACGACGTCGACAGGCTGCTGCGCGCGGGCGCCGACAAGGTGGGCGTCAACACCGCCGCCATCGCCCGGCCGGAGCTGGTCCGCGAGATCGCGCAGCGCTTCGGCAACCAGGTGCTGGTGGTGAGCCTGGACGCGCGGCGCACGCCGGAGGGCGAGCCGCCCACGCCGTCCGGGTACGAGGTCACCACGCACGGCGGGCGCCGCGGCACGGGCGTCGACGCCGTCGAGTGGGCCGAGCGCGTCGCCGAGCTCGGCGCGGGGGAGCTGCTGCTCAACTCCATGGACGCCGACGGCACCAAGGCCGGCTTCGACCTGGAGATGCTCTCCGCGGTGCGCGCCCGCGTCGGTGTGCCGGTCATCGCCAGCGGAGGCGCCGGTGCGGTGGAGCACTTCGCCCCGGCCGTCGCCGCCGGCGCCGACGCGGTGCTGGCGGCCAGCGTCTTCCACTTCGGCCAGATGACGGTCGGCGACGTCAAGGCCTCGCTGGCCGCCGCGGGTCACCCCGTGCGCTGA
- a CDS encoding FUSC family protein, which yields MSRVELLSRLDRLRSYAPHVVLCAVGAGIAYLLARHVLGHSQPIFAPIAAVLGLGVSYGQRLRRVGEVVVGVAIGVLIGDLLVRAFGTGFWQIALVVGLGMSVAILLRAGTLMINQIAIQGVFVTLYQQTTTGAIVGRWTDAATGGVVALLLATLVPRRQLRRPVVLAQEVLATVADLLLEASSAARDGDVERGRDALAHARGTQERLDRLRAAAAEGLDVARLTPFRRHHAVRAQTVQALAVPLDRAVRNVRVLSRRLAVATERMEVVPAELLVLVDELAAAALRLSEDLGAGRALDDAVDALAAVGLASVVVPRSSLSADVVLAQVRSATVDLLQVAGLDGEAALARVPARAGENFG from the coding sequence GTGAGCCGGGTGGAGCTGCTGTCGCGCCTGGACCGGCTGCGCTCGTACGCGCCGCACGTGGTGCTGTGCGCGGTGGGCGCGGGGATCGCGTACCTGCTGGCGCGGCACGTGCTGGGCCACTCCCAGCCGATCTTCGCGCCGATCGCCGCGGTGCTGGGGCTGGGCGTCTCCTACGGGCAGCGGCTGCGGCGGGTGGGCGAGGTGGTGGTCGGCGTGGCCATCGGGGTGCTCATCGGGGACCTGCTCGTGCGCGCGTTCGGCACCGGCTTCTGGCAGATCGCGCTGGTGGTCGGGCTGGGGATGTCGGTGGCGATCCTCCTGCGGGCCGGAACGCTGATGATCAACCAGATCGCCATCCAGGGCGTCTTCGTCACGCTCTACCAGCAGACCACCACGGGCGCGATCGTCGGGCGCTGGACCGACGCCGCCACGGGCGGGGTGGTGGCGCTGCTCCTGGCCACCCTCGTGCCGCGCCGCCAGCTGAGGCGGCCGGTGGTGCTGGCGCAGGAGGTGCTCGCCACCGTGGCGGACCTGCTGCTGGAGGCGTCGTCCGCGGCGCGCGACGGCGACGTGGAGCGCGGACGGGACGCCCTGGCCCACGCCCGCGGCACCCAGGAGCGGCTCGACAGGCTGCGCGCGGCCGCCGCGGAGGGGCTCGACGTGGCGCGGCTCACGCCGTTCCGGCGCCACCACGCCGTGCGCGCGCAGACCGTGCAGGCCCTGGCGGTGCCGCTGGACCGGGCCGTGCGCAACGTGCGCGTGCTCTCCCGGCGCCTGGCGGTGGCCACCGAGCGGATGGAGGTGGTGCCCGCCGAGCTGCTCGTCCTGGTGGACGAGCTGGCGGCGGCGGCCCTGCGCCTGTCCGAGGACCTGGGCGCCGGGCGAGCGCTGGACGACGCGGTCGACGCGCTGGCCGCCGTGGGGCTGGCCTCGGTGGTGGTGCCGCGCTCGTCGCTGTCCGCCGACGTGGTGCTGGCCCAGGTGCGCTCGGCCACGGTGGACCTGCTGCAGGTGGCGGGCCTCGACGGCGAGGCGGCGCTGGCGAGGGTGCCGGCGCGGGCCGGGGAGAACTTCGGCTGA
- a CDS encoding ABC transporter ATP-binding protein — protein MSTTAVPRPATSAPVAPAPKPQGVVARARELAPEVAQGLGLTLVFASITTLGRIVVPVAVQQTIDTGLRAPGGVDAGRVALVASAAAVVVLLTMGTSWLVNYRLFRATEAGLASLRTRAFAHVHRLAVLTQSGERRGSLVSRVTSDVDTISTFLQTGMVVLVLAVGQLLLATVLMFVYSWQLALLVLACFVPVLAFRGRLQRPVTRAYQQVRLRMGELLGALSETVVGADVIRAHAASERSWRSVDAAVEAHRSQAVRAQVATASTFSVGVFVSGLVLALVVVAGTLLGVDGDITLGRLLAFLFIIGLFVMPVQAATEVLNELQNALAGWHRVVELIDTSVVVPDPSPAEAAALPAGPVEVRLEGVGYTYPGTTARVLADVDLVLPAGSRIAVVGETGSGKTTLARLVTRLVDPDAGRVLLSGVDARRVPEASLHRRVVAVPQEGFLFDTSVGENIRLGRPGATDADALEALAELGLQRWLEQLPDGLDTPVGQRGERLSAGERQLVALARAHLADPDLLVLDEATSSVDPATEVRLQRALEHVLSGRTSVAIAHRLSTAEAADAVVVVDAGRVVEVGPASELAHAGGPYSRLHAAWTAQHV, from the coding sequence GTGAGCACCACCGCCGTCCCCCGTCCGGCCACCTCGGCCCCTGTGGCCCCCGCGCCGAAGCCGCAGGGGGTGGTGGCCCGCGCCCGGGAGCTGGCCCCGGAGGTCGCGCAGGGCCTCGGCCTCACCCTCGTGTTCGCGAGCATCACCACGCTGGGGCGCATCGTCGTCCCGGTCGCCGTGCAGCAGACCATCGACACGGGCCTGCGGGCCCCGGGCGGGGTGGACGCCGGGCGCGTCGCGCTCGTCGCGTCAGCGGCCGCCGTCGTCGTCCTGCTCACGATGGGGACGTCGTGGCTGGTGAACTACCGGCTCTTCCGCGCCACCGAGGCGGGTCTGGCGAGCCTGCGGACGCGGGCGTTCGCGCACGTGCACCGCCTGGCGGTGCTGACCCAGAGCGGTGAGCGGCGCGGGTCGCTGGTCAGCCGCGTCACCTCCGACGTCGACACCATCTCCACCTTCCTGCAGACCGGCATGGTGGTGCTGGTGCTGGCCGTCGGGCAGCTGCTGCTGGCCACGGTGCTGATGTTCGTCTACTCCTGGCAGCTGGCGCTGCTGGTGCTGGCCTGCTTCGTGCCGGTGCTGGCGTTCCGGGGCCGGCTGCAGCGCCCGGTGACGCGGGCCTACCAGCAGGTGCGGCTGCGGATGGGCGAGCTGCTCGGCGCACTGTCGGAGACGGTGGTCGGCGCCGACGTCATCCGCGCCCACGCCGCCTCCGAGCGCAGCTGGCGCTCGGTCGACGCCGCCGTCGAGGCCCACCGCTCCCAGGCGGTGCGGGCCCAGGTGGCCACCGCCTCCACGTTCTCCGTGGGCGTCTTCGTCTCCGGGCTCGTGCTGGCGCTCGTCGTGGTCGCGGGGACCCTGCTGGGGGTCGACGGCGACATCACCCTCGGGCGGCTGCTGGCCTTCCTGTTCATCATCGGGCTGTTCGTCATGCCGGTGCAGGCCGCCACCGAGGTGCTCAACGAGCTGCAGAACGCCCTGGCCGGGTGGCACCGGGTGGTGGAGCTCATCGACACGTCCGTGGTGGTGCCCGACCCGTCACCGGCCGAGGCCGCAGCGCTGCCCGCCGGGCCCGTCGAGGTGCGCCTGGAGGGGGTCGGGTACACCTACCCCGGCACCACCGCGCGGGTGCTGGCCGACGTCGACCTCGTGCTGCCCGCCGGCTCGCGCATCGCGGTGGTCGGGGAGACGGGGTCCGGCAAGACGACGCTGGCGCGGCTGGTCACACGCCTCGTGGACCCCGACGCCGGTCGCGTGCTGCTCTCCGGCGTCGACGCGCGCCGGGTGCCCGAGGCGTCGCTGCACCGCCGGGTGGTCGCCGTGCCGCAGGAGGGGTTCCTCTTCGACACCAGCGTCGGCGAGAACATCCGGCTCGGCCGTCCCGGCGCCACCGACGCCGACGCGCTCGAGGCGCTGGCCGAGCTGGGCCTGCAGCGGTGGCTGGAGCAGCTGCCCGACGGGCTCGACACCCCGGTCGGCCAGCGCGGTGAGCGGCTCAGCGCGGGGGAGCGCCAGCTCGTGGCGCTCGCACGGGCGCACCTGGCCGACCCAGACCTGCTGGTCCTCGACGAGGCGACCTCCTCGGTGGACCCGGCCACCGAGGTGCGGCTGCAGCGGGCGCTGGAGCACGTGCTCAGCGGGCGCACGTCGGTGGCGATCGCGCACCGGCTGTCCACGGCCGAGGCGGCGGACGCGGTGGTGGTCGTCGACGCCGGTCGGGTGGTGGAGGTGGGGCCGGCGTCCGAGCTGGCGCACGCCGGGGGCCCGTACTCGCGCCTGCACGCGGCCTGGACCGCGCAGCACGTCTGA
- a CDS encoding TIGR03085 family metal-binding protein: MTGPDRARLADLLTAAGPGAPTLCAGWDARELAVHLVVRDGRPDAFVARQLGERLGDRLPALARAAGHADAVEAQLRALPFAELVERFRSGPPRWTPQALPPVEALANGLEFYVHGQDVRRADPGWDPADPASAEELRPGQREALWRSLKGLARLVYRRSPVGVVLVVPAGPQLVAVRRERQVVVTGEVEELVLHATGRRGAAQVEVSGPDDAVAAFAGVVQQM, encoded by the coding sequence GTGACCGGACCCGACCGCGCTCGCCTCGCCGACCTGCTCACCGCCGCCGGCCCCGGCGCCCCGACCCTGTGCGCCGGGTGGGACGCGCGCGAGCTGGCCGTGCACCTCGTGGTGCGCGACGGACGGCCCGACGCGTTCGTGGCGCGCCAGCTGGGCGAGCGGCTCGGCGACCGCCTCCCCGCGCTGGCCCGCGCCGCCGGCCACGCCGACGCCGTGGAGGCCCAGCTGCGGGCGCTGCCCTTCGCCGAGCTGGTGGAGCGGTTCCGGTCCGGGCCGCCGCGCTGGACGCCGCAGGCGCTGCCGCCCGTGGAGGCCCTGGCCAACGGCCTGGAGTTCTACGTGCACGGGCAGGACGTGCGCCGCGCCGACCCGGGGTGGGACCCGGCCGACCCGGCGAGCGCCGAAGAGCTGCGGCCGGGCCAGCGCGAGGCGCTGTGGCGCAGCCTCAAGGGGCTGGCGCGGCTGGTCTACCGCCGCTCGCCCGTGGGCGTGGTGCTCGTGGTACCGGCCGGGCCGCAGCTGGTGGCGGTGCGGCGCGAGCGCCAGGTGGTGGTGACCGGTGAGGTGGAGGAGCTGGTGCTGCACGCCACCGGCCGCCGCGGCGCGGCGCAGGTGGAGGTCAGCGGCCCCGACGACGCGGTGGCGGCGTTCGCCGGCGTGGTCCAGCAGATGTGA
- a CDS encoding ABC transporter ATP-binding protein yields the protein MRPSGTFLPGLAVLARGAREEPRLFAWAVFGSVVYGVGTAGSGWMVGRVTEDVVVPALTPGSGARVTTGDVWLAGATLLAITLVTVGGVLLRRIFAGATMYGLQARYRRALARRYLDLPLSWHHSHPAGRLLATAASDVEATWQAMAVLPFALGVVVLIGVAGAAMVAADPVLGGIGLVVVPALVVANAAYSRAMSPKVRRVQRLRGEVSAVAHESFEGALVVKTLGLADGEVERFATEAGRLRDANVAAGRTRGAFDPVIEALPQLGTLLVLAVGAARAAGGSADVGDIVQVAYMLSLLAFPVRAIGWTLAELPRTVAGDARLQGVLREDATTPWGTLHPERSAAPAAPATQGLEHHHPVPVPDPADSEDDHDDDGRGRTPAAAPAAPATRAPRAPRAPRPVLSGVDLELTAGTTTALVGGTGSGKSTLAGLLVRLVDPTSGQVLLDGVDVRELAEGELAGVAALVPQSTFVFDDTVRGNVALGLGVTDDDVWAALRLARAEGFVAALPDGLDTRVGERGASLSGGQRQRLALARALVRRPRLLVLDDATSALDPAVERAVLDGLGASFDGEQGTTVVVVASRPATIALADEVVHLERGRVVDRGTAADLLERDEGYRELVSAYARAARERAAASSPSSEGSVA from the coding sequence GTGAGACCCAGCGGCACGTTCCTGCCCGGCCTGGCCGTCCTCGCGCGCGGCGCCCGCGAGGAGCCGCGCCTGTTCGCGTGGGCGGTGTTCGGCAGCGTCGTCTACGGCGTCGGCACGGCCGGCAGCGGCTGGATGGTCGGCCGCGTCACCGAGGACGTGGTCGTCCCCGCCCTCACCCCCGGCTCGGGGGCGCGGGTCACCACGGGGGACGTGTGGCTGGCCGGCGCCACGCTGCTGGCCATCACGCTGGTCACGGTGGGGGGTGTGCTCCTGCGGCGCATCTTCGCCGGCGCCACCATGTACGGCCTGCAGGCGCGCTACCGCCGCGCGCTCGCCCGCCGCTACCTCGACCTCCCGCTGAGCTGGCACCACTCCCACCCCGCGGGCCGCCTGCTCGCCACCGCCGCCTCCGACGTCGAGGCGACCTGGCAGGCCATGGCCGTGCTCCCGTTCGCGCTCGGCGTCGTCGTCCTCATCGGGGTGGCGGGGGCGGCCATGGTCGCCGCGGACCCGGTGCTGGGCGGCATCGGGCTGGTCGTGGTGCCCGCCCTCGTGGTGGCCAACGCCGCGTACTCGCGGGCCATGTCGCCGAAGGTGCGCCGCGTGCAGCGCCTGCGCGGAGAGGTCTCCGCCGTCGCTCACGAGAGCTTCGAGGGCGCGCTCGTGGTGAAGACCCTCGGCCTGGCCGACGGCGAGGTGGAGCGCTTCGCGACCGAGGCCGGGCGCCTGCGGGACGCGAACGTGGCCGCCGGGCGCACCCGCGGCGCCTTCGACCCCGTCATCGAGGCGCTGCCGCAGCTCGGCACGCTGCTCGTCCTGGCCGTGGGCGCGGCTCGGGCCGCGGGCGGCTCCGCGGACGTCGGCGACATCGTCCAGGTCGCGTACATGCTGAGCCTGCTCGCGTTCCCGGTGCGGGCCATCGGCTGGACCCTCGCCGAGCTGCCGCGCACCGTCGCCGGCGACGCGCGCCTGCAGGGGGTGCTGCGCGAGGACGCCACCACGCCGTGGGGCACGCTGCACCCGGAGCGCTCCGCGGCCCCGGCCGCCCCCGCCACGCAGGGCCTGGAGCACCACCACCCCGTGCCCGTCCCCGACCCCGCCGACTCCGAGGACGACCACGACGACGACGGGCGCGGCCGCACGCCGGCCGCTGCGCCCGCTGCACCCGCCACCCGTGCTCCTCGCGCCCCCCGGGCGCCCCGGCCCGTGCTGTCAGGGGTCGACCTCGAGCTGACGGCCGGCACCACGACGGCGCTGGTCGGCGGCACCGGGTCGGGCAAGTCCACGCTGGCGGGGCTGCTGGTGCGGCTGGTCGACCCGACGTCGGGCCAGGTGCTGCTCGACGGCGTCGACGTGCGCGAGCTCGCCGAGGGGGAGCTGGCGGGCGTGGCGGCCCTGGTGCCGCAGTCCACGTTCGTCTTCGACGACACCGTGCGCGGCAACGTGGCCCTCGGCCTGGGGGTCACCGACGACGACGTGTGGGCCGCGCTGCGCCTGGCCCGGGCCGAGGGCTTCGTCGCGGCCCTGCCCGACGGGCTCGACACGCGCGTGGGGGAGCGCGGCGCGTCGCTGTCCGGTGGCCAGCGCCAGCGGCTCGCGCTGGCGCGGGCTCTGGTGCGCCGGCCCCGCCTGCTCGTGCTGGACGACGCCACCTCCGCCCTCGACCCCGCCGTCGAGCGCGCCGTGCTCGACGGGCTCGGCGCCTCCTTCGACGGCGAGCAGGGCACCACCGTGGTGGTGGTCGCCTCCCGGCCGGCGACCATCGCCCTGGCCGACGAGGTGGTGCACCTCGAGCGCGGCCGCGTGGTGGACCGGGGCACGGCCGCCGACCTGCTGGAGCGGGACGAGGGCTACCGCGAGCTGGTCTCGGCGTACGCCCGGGCGGCCCGGGAGCGGGCCGCCGCCAGCAGCCCGAGCAGCGAGGGGAGCGTCGCGTGA
- a CDS encoding nucleoside/nucleotide kinase family protein: MPDPVSADTSEAAEAAADLVLGRAAGAGGVRVLAVDGPSGSGKTTLAAAVGGVLRGRGVSTAEVHMDDLYPGWDGLAEAVGLVTAQVLEPLTSGAPAAFRRWDWVAHTWAERVPVPTAAVVVVEGVGCGSRPCAPHLTALVWVEADDDERMRRGIERDGEAYRPHWERWAVQERALFAAEGTRDRADVVLRT, from the coding sequence GTGCCCGACCCGGTCAGCGCAGACACCAGCGAGGCGGCTGAGGCCGCCGCCGACCTCGTGCTCGGCCGTGCCGCCGGAGCGGGCGGCGTGCGCGTGCTCGCCGTGGACGGGCCCAGCGGCTCCGGCAAGACCACCCTCGCCGCCGCCGTCGGCGGCGTCCTGCGGGGGCGCGGGGTCAGCACCGCCGAGGTGCACATGGACGACCTCTACCCCGGCTGGGACGGGCTCGCCGAGGCCGTGGGCCTCGTCACCGCCCAGGTGCTCGAGCCGCTGACCAGCGGCGCCCCGGCGGCGTTCCGCCGCTGGGACTGGGTGGCGCACACCTGGGCGGAGCGGGTGCCGGTGCCCACGGCCGCCGTCGTCGTCGTCGAGGGGGTGGGGTGCGGCTCGCGTCCGTGCGCACCGCACCTGACCGCACTGGTGTGGGTGGAGGCCGACGACGACGAGCGCATGCGGCGCGGCATCGAGCGCGACGGCGAGGCGTACCGGCCGCACTGGGAGCGGTGGGCGGTGCAGGAGCGGGCCCTGTTCGCCGCGGAGGGCACCCGGGACCGCGCCGACGTCGTCCTGCGCACGTGA